Proteins encoded in a region of the Zea mays cultivar B73 chromosome 4, Zm-B73-REFERENCE-NAM-5.0, whole genome shotgun sequence genome:
- the LOC103653807 gene encoding uncharacterized protein yields MAAALPCPSSATSGSLTFRAPISATPPWSFPATQLRVPSARSQFPVRALLPPAWIRPSSLVAGCAPQARPGSFLPPSPAAPSWRLGSPPHLLDARRPAPALALPPSLIPMPELALSHGGCGRHLTHGSRCAPLQAGNSTSKSVARSCFSLGSRTRFSWCRALLHPRVPGPGMELAQFARRARPLQLCFSCVAPAPGAEVPPWLRLVFTCTRLCPLLQLAPLFVLAVGPGLLGRRARAKLPVRVALPLCSPWPVPCSRRGSLLAPCRVLARSYARSARPCRLLRVRLLRPVGGLPLRTASCTLGWLVSAGRTSISYLPWTTHRRPITVARRKTLVLVIDIRSSPTFVLLSFSHPVSMSVPTRCLRIVIARTKESPREDVKRLDGGVREVRVAPSKRSTNCLNRKIITDIVDSSQLLERYDN; encoded by the exons ATGGCCGCCGCCCTGCCCTGCCCCTCCAGTGCCACGTCCGGCTCCCTGACTTTCCGCGCGCCCATCTCCGCGACCCCGCCATGGAGCTTCCCCGCCACTCAGCTCAGAGTTCCCTCGGCTCGGTCCCAGTTCCCTGTGCGCGCGCTCCTTCCTCCTGCTTGGATCCGGCCATCGTCTCTGGTAGCTGGCTGCGCCCCTCAAGCTCGGCCAGGGAGCTTCCTTCCTCCCTCGCCCGCGGCTCCCTCATGGCGCCTAGGATCTCCTCCCCATCTCCTGGATGCTCGGCGCCCAGCCCCAGCACTCGCCCTGCCGCCCTCCCTGATCCCCATGCCCGAACTCGCCCTCAGCCATGGCGGGTGCGGCCGCCACCTCACCCATGGTTCTCGCTGCGCCCCTCTTCAAGCTGGCAACTCCACCTCGAAGTCCGTTGCGCGATCCTGCTTCTCCCTTGGCTCACGCACTCGATTTTCCTGGTGCCGCGCCCTGCTCCATCCGCGCGTCCCTGGCCCCGGCATGGAACTCGCCCAGTTTGCGCGCCGAGCTCGGCCTCTGCAGCTCTGCTTCTCTTGCGTTGCGCCAGCCCCCGGCGCTGAGGTTCCTCCATGGCTGCGCCTGGTCTTTACTTGTACTCGGCTCTGCCCTCTACTCCAGCTCGCCCCCTTATTTGTTCTCGCCGTTGGGCCGGGTCTGCTTGGCCGCCGCGCCCGTGCCAAGCTCCCTGTGCGCGTAGCCTTGCCCCTGTGCTCGCCGTGGCCGGTTCCTTGTTCGCGTCGCGGTTCTCTCCTAGCTCCCTGTCGTGTGCTCGCCCGATCATACGCTCGCTCTGCTCGTCCATGCCGCCTGCTGCGCGTGCGTCTACTCCGTCCGGTCGGTGGTCTACCCCTGCGCACGGCCTCTTGCACGCTAGGATGGCTCGTCTCTGCTGGCCGGACGTCGATCTCCTATTTGCCATGGACAACGCATCGACGCCCCATTACCGTCGCCCGTCGTAAAACTCTAGTGCTTGTCATTGATATCCGGTCATCTCCAACCTTTGTCTTACTGTCGTTCAGTCACCCCGTTTCGATGTCGGTCCCTACGAGATGCCTCCGAATTGTGATCGCGCGGACAAAAGAATCCCCAAGAGAAGATGTCAAAAGATTGGATGGTGGTGTGCGTGAAGTTCGTGTAGCACCTTCCAAACGTTCGACAAATTGTTTGAATCGGAAAATCATTACTGATATCGTGGATTCGAGTCAGCTATTGGAACG GTATGATAATTAA